From Cellulomonas chengniuliangii, the proteins below share one genomic window:
- a CDS encoding M50 family metallopeptidase, translated as MAYLLGVVVLVLGVLVSIGLHEIGHMVPAKRFGVRVSQYMVGFGPTLWSRTKGETEYGLKAIPLGGYVRLVGMYPTAEAVGDPPARTTFGKIAAQAREASAQEILPGEDHRAFYRLSTPKKVVVMLGGPFMNLLIAIVLLTVVISGFGVAASSTTLSAVSQCVIPAGADASRECGTGDEPAPGAAAGLQPGDTVIAYDGVEVTGWDQLSALIQQTGDRTVPIVVERDGDEVATTVTPVVAERPVYEDGVAVTEPDGSPVTHEVGFLGISPSTELQTQPVSTVPGVVGNAVAQTLGVVVTLPARVADVAQSAFGSAERDESTIISVVGVGRFAGEIASADAEGFGTVERVASMLTLLASLNIALFAFNLIPLLPLDGGHVVGALWEGARRQIARLRRRAHPGPFDTARLVPLAYGVFVLLAGMGALLIYADVVNPVTLG; from the coding sequence ATGGCGTATCTGCTGGGCGTGGTCGTCCTGGTGCTGGGCGTCCTGGTGTCGATCGGCCTGCACGAGATCGGGCACATGGTCCCCGCGAAGCGCTTCGGCGTGCGGGTCAGCCAGTACATGGTCGGGTTCGGCCCCACGCTCTGGTCGCGGACCAAGGGCGAGACGGAGTACGGCCTGAAGGCGATCCCGCTGGGCGGCTACGTGCGCCTGGTGGGCATGTACCCCACCGCCGAGGCCGTCGGAGACCCGCCCGCGAGGACCACGTTCGGCAAGATCGCGGCCCAGGCCCGCGAGGCGAGCGCCCAGGAGATCCTGCCCGGCGAGGACCATCGGGCGTTCTACCGCCTGTCGACGCCCAAGAAGGTCGTCGTCATGCTCGGCGGCCCGTTCATGAACCTGCTCATCGCGATCGTGCTGCTCACCGTGGTGATCAGCGGGTTCGGCGTCGCGGCCTCGAGCACCACGCTCTCGGCCGTCAGCCAGTGCGTGATCCCGGCGGGAGCCGACGCGTCGCGCGAGTGCGGGACCGGTGACGAGCCGGCCCCCGGCGCCGCCGCGGGGCTCCAGCCCGGCGACACGGTGATCGCGTACGACGGCGTCGAGGTCACCGGCTGGGACCAACTCTCGGCCTTGATCCAGCAGACCGGCGACCGCACGGTGCCGATCGTCGTCGAGCGGGACGGGGACGAGGTCGCCACCACGGTGACGCCGGTCGTCGCCGAGCGCCCGGTCTACGAGGACGGCGTGGCGGTGACGGAGCCGGACGGCTCTCCGGTCACGCACGAGGTGGGCTTCCTGGGCATCAGCCCGTCCACCGAGCTCCAGACCCAGCCCGTCAGCACCGTGCCCGGCGTGGTCGGGAACGCGGTGGCGCAGACGCTGGGGGTCGTGGTGACCCTGCCTGCCCGGGTGGCCGACGTGGCGCAGTCGGCCTTCGGGTCCGCGGAGCGCGACGAGTCCACGATCATCTCCGTGGTCGGGGTGGGACGCTTCGCCGGCGAGATCGCCTCGGCGGACGCCGAGGGCTTCGGGACCGTGGAGCGGGTGGCGAGCATGCTGACGCTGCTCGCCTCGCTCAACATCGCCCTCTTCGCGTTCAACTTGATCCCGCTGCTGCCGCTCGACGGCGGGCACGTGGTCGGGGCGCTGTGGGAGGGTGCGCGGCGCCAGATCGCCCGGCTGCGGCGGCGCGCCCACCCGGGACCGTTCGACACGGCCCGGCTGGTGCCGCTCGCGTACGGGGTCTTCGTGCTCCTCGCGGGGATGGGCGCCCTGCTGATCTACGCCGACGTGGTCAACCCCGTCACGCTCGGCTGA
- a CDS encoding DivIVA domain-containing protein, with translation MSEGMFRTVSRLRSGYDPDEVDEFFDHARTVYEAGQPGALTGKDIRAVAFDMVRGGYVTSAVDAALDRLEAAFVARSRAEFLAERGQQAWMELLADQARTLYGRLTRPDGERFAPPPGRQQGYDADDVDDLCERLVAYFDKGVPLTAQDIRSATFGRRKGRRAYAEAPVDAFFARAVEVLLGAE, from the coding sequence GTGAGTGAGGGCATGTTCCGCACGGTCTCGCGGCTACGCAGCGGTTACGACCCGGACGAGGTCGACGAGTTCTTCGACCATGCGCGCACGGTGTACGAGGCCGGGCAGCCCGGCGCGCTGACCGGCAAGGACATCCGCGCGGTCGCGTTCGACATGGTGCGCGGCGGCTACGTGACGTCGGCCGTGGACGCCGCCCTCGACCGGCTCGAGGCCGCGTTCGTCGCGCGGTCGCGGGCCGAGTTCCTGGCCGAGCGCGGCCAGCAGGCGTGGATGGAGCTGCTCGCCGACCAGGCGCGCACCCTGTACGGGCGGTTGACCCGGCCGGACGGCGAGCGTTTCGCGCCGCCGCCCGGACGGCAGCAGGGCTACGACGCCGACGACGTGGACGACCTGTGCGAGCGCCTGGTGGCCTACTTCGACAAGGGCGTGCCCTTGACGGCGCAGGACATCCGCTCGGCGACCTTCGGGCGGCGCAAGGGCCGTCGCGCGTACGCCGAGGCGCCCGTGGACGCGTTCTTCGCGCGCGCGGTGGAGGTCCTCCTCGGGGCAGAGTGA
- the rlmN gene encoding 23S rRNA (adenine(2503)-C(2))-methyltransferase RlmN, with amino-acid sequence MSGTPVELQKTPIALNLTPPTTRGPRGKPPRHFVDLTPEQRVAAVTELGEKPFRAKQLATHYFTHLTSDPEAMTDLPKATRDRLVEKLFPELLTAVRTMKADGGTTVKTLWHMFDGAKVESVLMRYPNRSTLCVSSQAGCGMACPFCATGQMGLTRNLSTAEIVEQVRRAARSLADGEIPGGPTRLSNLVFMGMGEPLANYKAVMETVRTLVAPTPDGLGMSARNITVSTVGLVPAITRLTNEGIPVTLAVSLHAPDDELRDSLIPINTRYSVDQTLDAAYHYFEVTGRRVSIEYALIKDMNDHAWRADMLGTKLNARGRGWVHCNPIPLNPTPGSIWTASDPAVEREFVARLRAHGIPTTVRDTRGSDIDGACGQLAAEEQGE; translated from the coding sequence ATGAGCGGGACACCCGTCGAACTGCAGAAGACCCCCATCGCACTCAACCTGACCCCGCCGACCACGCGGGGCCCCCGCGGCAAGCCGCCGCGCCACTTCGTCGACCTGACGCCCGAGCAGCGGGTCGCCGCCGTCACGGAGCTCGGCGAGAAGCCGTTCCGCGCCAAGCAGCTCGCGACGCACTACTTCACGCACCTGACCTCCGACCCGGAGGCGATGACCGACCTGCCGAAGGCGACGCGTGACCGGCTCGTCGAGAAGCTCTTCCCGGAGCTGCTGACTGCGGTGCGCACCATGAAGGCGGACGGCGGCACCACCGTCAAGACGCTGTGGCACATGTTCGACGGCGCCAAGGTCGAGTCGGTGCTCATGCGCTACCCGAACCGCTCGACGCTGTGCGTCTCGAGCCAGGCGGGCTGCGGCATGGCGTGCCCGTTCTGCGCCACCGGCCAGATGGGCTTGACGAGGAACCTGTCCACCGCCGAGATCGTCGAGCAGGTGCGCCGGGCGGCCCGCTCGCTGGCCGACGGCGAGATCCCGGGCGGTCCCACGCGCCTGTCGAACCTGGTGTTCATGGGCATGGGCGAGCCGCTGGCCAACTACAAGGCCGTCATGGAGACGGTGCGCACCCTCGTGGCGCCCACGCCCGACGGGCTGGGGATGTCGGCGCGCAACATCACCGTCTCGACTGTGGGGCTCGTCCCGGCGATCACCAGGCTGACGAACGAGGGCATCCCAGTGACGCTCGCGGTGTCGTTGCACGCGCCGGACGACGAGTTGCGCGACTCCCTCATCCCGATCAACACCCGGTACAGCGTCGACCAGACGCTCGACGCGGCGTACCACTACTTCGAGGTCACCGGTCGGCGCGTGTCGATCGAGTACGCCCTGATCAAGGACATGAACGACCACGCGTGGCGCGCTGACATGCTCGGGACCAAGCTCAACGCCCGCGGGCGCGGCTGGGTGCACTGCAACCCGATCCCGCTCAACCCGACGCCAGGCTCGATCTGGACCGCGAGTGATCCCGCCGTCGAGCGCGAGTTCGTGGCACGCTTGCGCGCGCACGGCATCCCCACGACGGTCCGTGACACCCGGGGGAGTGACATCGACGGCGCCTGCGGCCAGCTCGCAGCGGAGGAACAGGGTGAGTGA
- the ispG gene encoding flavodoxin-dependent (E)-4-hydroxy-3-methylbut-2-enyl-diphosphate synthase — translation MPEAPAPVLAPRRPTRKIKVGKIEVGGDAPVSVQSMCTTPTTDINATLQQIAALTAAGCDIVRVAVPSQDDAEALPAIARKSQIPVIADIHFQPKYVFAAIDAGCAAVRVNPGNIRKFDDQVKEIARAATDAGVSIRIGVNAGSLDPRLLAKYGKATPEALVESAVWEASLFEEHGFRDFKISVKHNDPVVMVRAYELLSERGDWPLHLGVTEAGPAFQGTIKSATAFGALLSKGIGDTIRVSLSAPPVEEVKVGIQILQSLNLRPRKLEIVSCPSCGRAQVDVYTLAERVTAGLEGLEVPLRVAVMGCVVNGPGEAREADLGVASGNGKGQIFVKGEVIKTVPESMIVETLIEEAMRLAESMDPVDGSGSPVVSVS, via the coding sequence ATGCCGGAGGCTCCGGCCCCGGTGCTGGCCCCCCGCCGCCCGACCCGCAAGATCAAGGTCGGCAAGATCGAGGTCGGCGGCGACGCGCCGGTCAGCGTGCAGTCCATGTGCACCACGCCGACCACCGACATCAACGCCACGCTGCAGCAGATCGCCGCCCTCACGGCTGCCGGCTGCGACATCGTGCGGGTCGCGGTGCCCAGCCAGGACGACGCCGAGGCGCTCCCCGCGATCGCCCGCAAGTCGCAGATCCCCGTGATCGCGGACATCCACTTCCAGCCGAAGTACGTCTTCGCGGCCATCGACGCCGGCTGTGCGGCCGTCCGGGTCAACCCGGGCAACATCCGCAAGTTCGACGACCAGGTCAAGGAGATCGCCCGCGCCGCCACGGACGCGGGCGTGTCCATCCGGATCGGCGTCAACGCCGGGTCGCTCGACCCGCGCCTGCTCGCCAAGTACGGCAAGGCCACCCCCGAGGCGCTCGTCGAGTCCGCCGTGTGGGAGGCGTCGCTGTTCGAGGAGCACGGCTTCCGCGACTTCAAGATCTCGGTCAAGCACAACGACCCCGTGGTCATGGTGCGGGCCTACGAGCTGCTGTCCGAGCGCGGCGACTGGCCCCTGCACCTCGGCGTCACCGAGGCGGGCCCGGCGTTCCAGGGCACGATCAAGTCGGCGACGGCGTTCGGCGCGCTGCTGAGCAAGGGCATCGGCGACACGATCCGGGTGTCCCTGTCGGCCCCTCCGGTCGAGGAGGTCAAGGTCGGCATCCAGATCCTGCAGTCGCTCAACCTGCGGCCGCGGAAGCTCGAGATCGTCTCGTGCCCCTCGTGCGGTCGCGCGCAGGTGGACGTCTACACCCTGGCCGAGCGGGTCACCGCCGGGCTGGAGGGCCTCGAGGTCCCGCTGCGGGTGGCCGTCATGGGCTGCGTCGTCAACGGCCCGGGCGAGGCTCGCGAGGCCGATCTCGGCGTCGCGTCGGGCAACGGCAAGGGGCAGATCTTCGTCAAGGGCGAGGTCATCAAGACCGTCCCCGAGTCGATGATCGTCGAGACGTTGATCGAGGAGGCCATGCGCCTCGCCGAGTCGATGGACCCCGTCGACGGCTCGGGCTCGCCGGTCGTCTCCGTCAGTTGA
- a CDS encoding NAD(P)/FAD-dependent oxidoreductase — MVPPVTDVRSLSLWWDQLAVADLGVAGPHPSREPLDGDTQADVVIVGAGLTGLWAAYYLLEADPGLEVVVVEREVAGYGASGRNGGWCSALFPVSAPALARRHGRDAALAMRAAMRDTVVEVGGVAAAEDIDCDFAYGGTVTLARNEPQLVRVRHEAAQAAQWGDEEHLLDPDGVREHVRAARVLGGSWTPDCARVQPARLVRGLAQVVEQRGARIHEGTRALRISPRAVVTDHGVVRARWVLRATEAWTTELPGAHRAVAPVYSLMVATAPLPAQVWDEIGLERFETFTDARRLIVYGQRTSDDRLAFGGRGAPYHLGSTVRPEHDRSPAVIGHLQRALVDLFPVLDGARFTHAWGGPLAVPRDWTPSVGLDPDTGVGWAGGYVGDGVATANLAGRTFADLVTGADSELVRLPWVGHRSPAWEPEPVRWAGITAGRRAAELADRVEQRTGRTSRAAALLERLTGG, encoded by the coding sequence GTGGTCCCGCCTGTGACGGACGTGCGGTCGCTGTCCCTGTGGTGGGACCAGCTCGCCGTCGCCGACCTCGGCGTGGCGGGACCGCACCCGTCGCGGGAGCCGCTCGACGGTGACACGCAGGCCGACGTGGTGATCGTCGGCGCTGGCCTCACCGGTCTGTGGGCGGCGTACTACCTGCTGGAGGCCGACCCCGGGCTCGAGGTGGTCGTCGTCGAGCGCGAGGTCGCCGGGTACGGCGCCAGCGGGCGCAACGGCGGCTGGTGCTCCGCGCTGTTCCCCGTCTCCGCCCCGGCCCTGGCCCGGCGGCACGGTCGGGACGCGGCGCTCGCCATGCGCGCGGCCATGCGGGACACCGTCGTCGAGGTCGGTGGCGTCGCCGCCGCCGAGGACATCGACTGCGACTTCGCCTACGGCGGGACCGTCACCCTCGCCCGCAACGAGCCGCAGCTCGTCCGGGTGCGGCACGAGGCCGCCCAGGCTGCGCAGTGGGGCGACGAGGAGCACCTGCTCGACCCCGACGGCGTGCGGGAGCATGTCCGCGCCGCCCGGGTGCTCGGCGGCTCGTGGACGCCCGACTGCGCGCGGGTGCAGCCCGCACGGCTGGTGCGAGGCCTCGCGCAGGTCGTGGAGCAGCGCGGCGCGCGCATCCACGAGGGCACGCGGGCGCTGCGAATCTCACCCCGCGCCGTCGTCACCGACCACGGCGTCGTGCGGGCCCGCTGGGTGCTCCGCGCCACCGAGGCGTGGACGACCGAGCTGCCCGGCGCCCATCGCGCCGTCGCGCCCGTCTACTCGCTCATGGTGGCCACCGCCCCGCTGCCCGCCCAGGTGTGGGACGAGATCGGCCTGGAGCGCTTCGAGACCTTCACCGACGCCCGCCGCCTCATCGTCTACGGCCAGCGCACCAGCGACGACCGCCTCGCGTTCGGCGGGCGGGGCGCCCCGTACCACCTCGGCTCGACCGTGCGCCCCGAGCACGACCGCTCCCCCGCCGTGATCGGCCACCTGCAGCGGGCTCTCGTCGACCTGTTCCCGGTGCTGGACGGCGCCCGGTTCACTCATGCGTGGGGCGGCCCGCTCGCCGTCCCCCGGGACTGGACCCCGTCGGTCGGCCTGGACCCCGACACCGGCGTCGGCTGGGCGGGCGGCTACGTCGGCGACGGTGTGGCGACCGCCAACCTCGCGGGCCGCACCTTCGCGGACCTGGTCACCGGGGCGGACAGCGAGCTCGTGCGCCTGCCCTGGGTGGGGCACCGGTCGCCGGCATGGGAGCCCGAGCCTGTGCGCTGGGCGGGGATCACCGCCGGCCGGCGCGCAGCGGAGCTCGCCGACCGGGTCGAGCAGCGCACCGGGCGGACCAGCCGCGCGGCGGCGCTGCTGGAGCGGCTCACCGGCGGCTAG
- the dxr gene encoding 1-deoxy-D-xylulose-5-phosphate reductoisomerase translates to MSERTVLLLGSTGSIGTQAVDVIARTPDKFRVTGLSAGGSDLAALARQAIALGAQAVAVADPDAAGPLFAELTRAGADAGLRQMGVEVLAGPDAATRLAARGADVVLNGITGSVGLGPTLAALESGSTLALANKESLVVGGALVAAAQQRPGQVIPVDSEHSAIAQALRSGSRSEVRRLILTASGGPFRGRGRDELKDVTPDQALAHPTWSMGPVVTVNSATLMNKGLELIEAHLLFGVPVADITVVVHPQSVVHSMVEFADGSTIAQASPPDMRLPIALGLSWPHRVPDVAPPCDWSQATAWTFEPLDEEAFGAVRLAREAVAASPTHPAVLNAANEECVAEFLAGRLGFVEIVDTVARVLDEHSGASGPLSLEDVLGAEEWARARAHELFARR, encoded by the coding sequence ATGAGTGAGCGCACCGTCCTCCTGCTCGGATCGACCGGCTCCATCGGGACCCAGGCCGTCGACGTCATCGCCCGCACCCCGGACAAGTTCCGTGTCACCGGGCTGAGCGCCGGCGGCTCGGACCTCGCCGCCCTGGCCCGCCAGGCGATCGCGCTCGGGGCGCAGGCCGTGGCCGTGGCGGACCCCGACGCGGCCGGCCCGCTGTTCGCCGAGCTGACCCGTGCGGGCGCTGACGCGGGGCTGCGCCAGATGGGCGTCGAGGTGCTCGCCGGGCCGGACGCCGCGACCCGGCTCGCGGCCCGCGGCGCCGATGTGGTGCTCAACGGCATCACCGGCTCGGTCGGACTGGGCCCCACCCTCGCCGCGCTCGAGTCCGGCAGCACGCTCGCGCTGGCGAACAAGGAGTCGCTCGTGGTGGGCGGCGCGCTCGTCGCCGCGGCGCAGCAGCGTCCCGGGCAGGTCATCCCCGTCGACTCCGAGCACTCCGCCATCGCGCAGGCTCTGCGGTCGGGGTCTCGCTCCGAGGTGCGCCGGCTGATCCTGACCGCCTCGGGCGGGCCGTTCCGCGGCCGCGGCCGCGACGAGCTGAAGGACGTCACCCCCGATCAGGCCCTCGCCCACCCGACGTGGTCGATGGGCCCGGTGGTCACGGTCAACTCGGCGACGCTGATGAACAAGGGCCTCGAGCTCATCGAGGCGCATCTGTTGTTCGGCGTGCCGGTGGCCGACATCACCGTCGTGGTGCACCCGCAGTCGGTGGTGCACTCGATGGTGGAGTTCGCGGACGGCTCGACCATCGCGCAGGCGTCGCCGCCCGACATGCGGCTGCCGATCGCGCTGGGCCTGTCGTGGCCGCACCGCGTCCCCGACGTGGCGCCCCCCTGCGACTGGTCGCAGGCGACGGCGTGGACATTCGAGCCGCTCGACGAGGAGGCCTTCGGGGCGGTCCGGCTGGCGCGCGAGGCCGTCGCCGCCTCCCCGACCCATCCGGCGGTGCTCAACGCCGCCAACGAGGAGTGCGTCGCGGAGTTCCTGGCCGGCAGGCTCGGGTTCGTGGAGATCGTGGACACTGTGGCCCGGGTGCTCGACGAGCACTCCGGCGCGAGCGGGCCGCTGTCCCTGGAGGACGTGCTCGGCGCCGAGGAGTGGGCGCGCGCCCGCGCGCACGAGCTGTTCGCGCGTCGCTGA
- a CDS encoding Lrp/AsnC family transcriptional regulator: protein MSTRTNHVARPALDDLSKAIIEQLQEDGRRPYATIGKAVGLSEAAVRQRVQRLTETGVMQIVAVTDPLQVGFSRQAMIGVKTDGDLEHLADTLAALPEVDYVVITAGGFDVLAEVVCEDDDHLLEVLNSKIRTIPGVRATETFVYLRLRKQLYNWGTR, encoded by the coding sequence GTGAGCACACGGACCAACCACGTCGCCCGTCCCGCACTCGACGACCTCTCCAAAGCCATCATCGAGCAGCTGCAAGAGGACGGCCGCAGGCCATACGCGACCATCGGCAAGGCGGTCGGACTGTCGGAGGCGGCCGTTCGGCAGCGCGTGCAGCGGCTGACCGAGACCGGCGTCATGCAGATCGTCGCCGTGACCGACCCGCTCCAAGTCGGGTTCTCCCGGCAGGCGATGATCGGCGTCAAGACCGACGGCGACCTCGAGCACCTCGCCGACACCCTGGCCGCGCTGCCCGAGGTTGATTACGTGGTCATCACCGCCGGCGGGTTCGACGTGCTCGCCGAGGTCGTCTGCGAGGACGACGACCACCTGCTCGAGGTGCTCAACAGCAAGATCCGCACGATCCCGGGCGTGCGCGCCACCGAGACCTTCGTCTACCTGCGGCTGCGCAAGCAGCTCTACAACTGGGGGACCCGATGA
- a CDS encoding gamma-aminobutyraldehyde dehydrogenase, producing the protein MNASPTSAAQAAPPTAAPTQLLNVVGGERRAAADGRTSPLIDPATGQVYAYAPLSGARDVDEACAAASEAFATWGRTTPAERQLALLRLADAVEAHADELVAVESRNTGKPLRLTATDEVPPCVDQLRFFAGAARLLDGISAGEYLEGHTSWVRREPIGVVGQVTPWNYPLMMAIWKIAPALAAGNTVVLKPSDTTPASTVLLAELAAEVLPPGVLNVVCGDRDTGRALVAHPRPDLVAITGSVRAGSQVAREASADLKRVHLELGGKAPAVVFADADLEAAAAGIAGAGYYNAGQDCTAATRVLVHASVREEFASALAEQARAQRTGPPDDPDVAYGPLNNAQQLDRVLGFLDRLPAHARVLAGGRRQGDVGYFLEATVVDGLRQDDEAVQEEVFGPVITVQSFDDEAGAVALANGVRYGLASSVWTRDHGTAMRMSRALDFGVVWINTHIPFVAEMPHGGFKHSGYGKDLSVYGFEDYTRVKHVMSAFEA; encoded by the coding sequence GTGAACGCGTCCCCGACGTCCGCCGCCCAGGCCGCACCCCCGACCGCCGCGCCGACGCAACTGCTCAACGTGGTGGGCGGCGAGCGCCGCGCCGCCGCCGACGGCCGCACGTCCCCCCTCATCGACCCCGCGACCGGGCAGGTGTACGCGTACGCCCCGCTCAGCGGCGCCCGTGACGTCGACGAGGCGTGCGCCGCCGCGAGCGAGGCGTTCGCCACCTGGGGTCGGACCACCCCTGCCGAGCGCCAGCTGGCCCTGCTCCGCCTGGCCGACGCGGTCGAGGCGCACGCGGACGAGCTCGTCGCGGTGGAGTCGCGCAACACCGGCAAGCCGCTGCGGCTGACCGCCACTGACGAGGTGCCGCCCTGCGTGGACCAGCTGCGCTTCTTCGCCGGAGCCGCGCGGCTCCTCGACGGCATCAGCGCGGGGGAGTACCTGGAGGGGCACACCTCCTGGGTGCGCCGCGAGCCGATCGGCGTGGTGGGCCAGGTGACCCCGTGGAACTACCCGCTGATGATGGCGATCTGGAAGATCGCCCCCGCGCTGGCCGCCGGGAACACGGTGGTGCTCAAGCCCTCGGACACGACGCCGGCATCGACCGTGCTGCTCGCCGAGCTCGCGGCCGAGGTGCTGCCGCCGGGCGTGCTCAACGTGGTCTGCGGCGATCGCGACACCGGCCGAGCGCTCGTGGCGCACCCCCGGCCCGACCTGGTGGCCATCACCGGCTCGGTCCGCGCCGGGTCGCAGGTGGCCCGCGAGGCCTCGGCGGACCTCAAGCGGGTGCACCTCGAGCTCGGGGGCAAGGCTCCCGCGGTGGTGTTCGCCGACGCCGACCTCGAGGCCGCGGCGGCCGGGATCGCCGGCGCGGGGTACTACAACGCCGGCCAGGACTGCACGGCGGCCACCCGGGTGCTGGTGCACGCCTCGGTGCGCGAGGAGTTCGCGTCGGCGCTCGCCGAGCAGGCGCGCGCGCAGCGCACCGGGCCACCGGACGACCCCGACGTCGCGTACGGGCCCCTGAACAACGCCCAACAGCTCGACAGGGTGCTCGGGTTCCTGGACCGCCTGCCCGCGCACGCGCGGGTGCTCGCGGGCGGGCGCCGGCAGGGCGACGTCGGCTACTTCCTGGAGGCGACGGTCGTCGACGGGCTCCGGCAGGACGACGAGGCGGTGCAGGAAGAGGTCTTCGGGCCGGTCATCACCGTGCAGTCCTTCGACGACGAGGCCGGGGCGGTGGCGCTCGCCAACGGCGTCCGATACGGGCTGGCGAGCTCGGTCTGGACCCGTGACCACGGCACGGCGATGCGGATGTCGCGGGCGCTGGACTTCGGCGTCGTGTGGATCAACACGCACATCCCCTTCGTCGCCGAGATGCCGCACGGCGGCTTCAAGCACTCCGGCTACGGCAAGGACCTGTCCGTCTACGGCTTCGAGGACTACACGCGCGTGAAGCACGTCATGTCGGCGTTCGAGGCGTGA
- a CDS encoding aspartate aminotransferase family protein has product MNASRTPRGTPRADAARSHLWGHFTRQSAWDDGVPTIVRGEGHHIWDDTGRKYIDGLSGLFVVQVGHGRAELAERARQQAAELAFFPLWSYAHPQAIDLAERLAGHAPGDLNRVFFTTSGSEAVETAWKLAKQYWKLMGRPGKHKVISRSIAYHGTTHGALSITGLPSLKEAFEPLVPGAHKVPNTNQYRAPESLRDDPKAFGRWAADRIAEAIEFEGPESVAAVFLEPVQNAGGCFPPPPGYFERVREICDQYDVLLVSDEVICAFGRIGDIFACNTLGYVPDMITCAKGMTSGYSPIGALIASDRLFEPFATGATSFAHGYTFGGHPVSAAVAMANLDIFEREKTTDHVHANAPTFRATLERLLDLPIVGDVRGEGFFYGIELVKDKTTRETFDDAESERLLRGFLSGALFDAGLYCRADDRGDPVIQLAPPLTCGPAEFDEIEQILRGVLSEAWSRL; this is encoded by the coding sequence ATGAACGCATCGAGGACGCCGCGCGGCACGCCGCGCGCCGACGCCGCCCGCTCGCACCTGTGGGGGCACTTCACGCGGCAGAGCGCGTGGGACGACGGGGTGCCGACCATCGTGCGCGGGGAGGGCCACCACATCTGGGATGACACCGGCCGGAAGTACATCGACGGGCTGTCGGGCCTCTTCGTGGTGCAGGTCGGGCATGGGCGCGCCGAGCTCGCCGAGCGCGCCCGCCAGCAGGCCGCCGAGCTCGCGTTCTTCCCGCTGTGGTCCTACGCGCACCCGCAGGCGATCGACCTGGCCGAGCGGCTGGCCGGGCACGCCCCGGGCGACCTCAACCGGGTGTTCTTCACCACCAGCGGCTCCGAGGCCGTCGAGACGGCGTGGAAGCTCGCCAAGCAGTACTGGAAGCTCATGGGCCGGCCTGGCAAGCACAAGGTGATCTCCCGGTCCATCGCCTACCACGGCACGACCCACGGAGCGCTCTCCATCACGGGGCTGCCCTCTCTCAAGGAGGCGTTCGAGCCGCTCGTGCCGGGCGCGCACAAGGTCCCCAACACGAACCAGTACCGAGCCCCGGAGTCGCTGCGCGACGACCCGAAAGCCTTCGGACGGTGGGCCGCCGACCGGATCGCGGAGGCCATCGAGTTCGAGGGCCCGGAGAGCGTCGCCGCGGTGTTCCTGGAGCCCGTGCAGAACGCCGGCGGCTGCTTCCCACCGCCGCCCGGCTACTTCGAGCGGGTGCGGGAGATCTGCGACCAGTACGACGTGCTGCTGGTCTCAGACGAGGTGATCTGCGCCTTCGGCCGGATCGGCGACATCTTCGCCTGCAACACCCTGGGCTACGTGCCGGACATGATCACCTGCGCCAAGGGCATGACCTCCGGCTACTCCCCCATCGGAGCCCTGATCGCCTCCGACCGGCTGTTCGAGCCGTTCGCCACCGGCGCCACGTCGTTCGCGCACGGGTACACGTTCGGCGGGCACCCCGTCTCGGCCGCGGTGGCGATGGCCAACCTCGACATCTTCGAGCGGGAGAAGACCACCGACCACGTGCACGCCAACGCGCCCACGTTCCGCGCCACGCTCGAGCGGCTGCTCGACCTGCCGATCGTCGGCGACGTGCGCGGTGAGGGCTTCTTCTACGGGATCGAGCTGGTCAAGGACAAGACCACGCGGGAGACCTTCGACGACGCGGAGAGCGAGCGGCTGCTGCGAGGGTTCCTGTCGGGGGCCCTGTTCGACGCCGGGCTGTACTGCCGCGCCGACGACCGCGGCGACCCGGTCATCCAGCTCGCGCCCCCGTTGACGTGCGGCCCTGCCGAGTTCGACGAGATCGAGCAGATCCTGCGCGGTGTGCTGTCGGAGGCGTGGTCCCGCCTGTGA